The following proteins come from a genomic window of Limosilactobacillus reuteri:
- a CDS encoding Wzz/FepE/Etk N-terminal domain-containing protein produces MNSSQQTANNTIDLHRLMMLCRKHIKMLIIWTLLAGILGYVVAQFVVVPKYTATTEILVNQKHENNDNGQAYNNQQADIQMINTYKDIITNQVILSKASKQLKNPVRVIKPAQKAVYRTNADGTRKLIKEAQPAVVERGGKSYNLSTDELKKAISVKTQQNSQVFSLQVKTDDPQESAVVANTVTNVFKQQIKKIMSVNNVTIVSWASTPDEPSFPNKKLFALAGAILGLILSFLYILIGDLMDTSVHGDDYLTNELGLTNLGHVNHIEMSRDFKVNNQESRRQNNGNRRV; encoded by the coding sequence GTGAATAGTTCACAACAAACAGCAAATAATACAATTGATTTGCATCGGTTAATGATGCTCTGTCGTAAACATATTAAGATGTTAATCATCTGGACATTACTAGCCGGAATACTAGGGTATGTCGTGGCTCAGTTCGTCGTGGTACCAAAGTATACCGCAACGACAGAAATCTTGGTTAACCAAAAGCATGAAAATAACGATAATGGTCAAGCTTACAATAATCAGCAAGCCGATATCCAAATGATTAATACCTACAAGGATATCATTACTAACCAAGTGATTTTGAGTAAGGCAAGTAAGCAACTTAAGAATCCAGTTCGTGTTATCAAGCCTGCACAAAAAGCAGTTTACCGGACTAATGCGGATGGTACGCGGAAGTTGATTAAAGAAGCCCAACCGGCAGTCGTTGAACGTGGTGGCAAGAGCTATAATCTTTCAACTGATGAATTAAAGAAAGCCATTAGTGTTAAAACCCAACAAAATTCACAGGTCTTTTCCCTCCAAGTTAAGACGGATGATCCACAAGAATCAGCAGTAGTGGCTAATACAGTTACCAATGTCTTCAAGCAACAAATTAAGAAGATTATGAGTGTGAACAATGTAACAATCGTTTCATGGGCAAGTACGCCAGATGAACCATCATTCCCAAATAAGAAGTTATTCGCCTTAGCTGGAGCGATCCTAGGTTTGATCCTCAGTTTCTTATACATCCTGATCGGCGACTTAATGGATACCAGTGTGCACGGTGATGATTACCTAACTAATGAATTAGGCTTAACTAATCTGGGCCATGTGAACCACATTGAGATGAGCCGGGACTTTAAAGTTAATAATCAAGAAAGTCGGCGCCAAAATAACGGTAATCGACGGGTTTAA
- a CDS encoding CpsD/CapB family tyrosine-protein kinase produces MSLFHRTQQKSTDTMDNGAKLITVAHPKSPISEQFRTIRTNINFMAVDKPIKTLAMTSANVSEGKSTVTDNVAVVWAQTDQKVLLIDSDLRRPTLHATFSKSNQHGLTTILTSGTNSVDLREIIQPSGVDNLDILTAGPIPPNPAELLNSQRMKTLLDTVKGIYDMVIVDVPPMLEVTDTQILSRHLDAVVLVVKQGQTQKLAVKRAVELLNLAHANLLGYVMNDVNADGDVAYGYGYGYGYGEYANK; encoded by the coding sequence ATGTCATTATTTCATCGAACACAACAAAAATCAACAGATACCATGGATAATGGGGCCAAATTGATTACCGTTGCTCACCCAAAGAGCCCCATTTCTGAACAGTTCCGGACGATTCGGACCAATATTAATTTTATGGCGGTCGATAAACCAATTAAGACCTTAGCCATGACTTCCGCCAATGTAAGTGAAGGGAAGTCAACAGTGACGGATAATGTTGCTGTAGTTTGGGCACAAACTGATCAAAAGGTATTATTGATTGATTCTGATTTACGGCGACCAACTCTTCATGCAACGTTTAGCAAGAGCAATCAACATGGCCTAACGACAATTTTGACTAGTGGAACTAATTCCGTTGATTTACGCGAAATTATTCAACCTAGTGGGGTAGATAATCTTGATATCTTAACAGCCGGTCCGATTCCACCTAATCCAGCAGAATTGTTAAATTCACAACGGATGAAAACATTATTGGATACGGTTAAAGGTATTTACGATATGGTCATTGTGGACGTACCACCAATGCTAGAAGTTACCGATACGCAAATCCTTTCACGTCATCTGGATGCAGTTGTTTTAGTTGTGAAACAAGGACAAACCCAAAAGTTAGCCGTTAAACGGGCAGTTGAATTATTAAACTTAGCACATGCTAATTTACTAGGTTATGTAATGAATGATGTTAATGCCGATGGTGATGTTGCTTATGGTTATGGATATGGCTACGGTTATGGAGAGTATGCGAATAAATAA
- a CDS encoding LCP family protein yields MSDENNRPLNNNDDGMQRQDHHHHRHHRRHRGWKIFWSVVGVLVLVALFFAGMAWHNLKSTTDDMYSSAGATKSRDAQKVLDKKKPVSILLLGTDTGALGRDYKGRTDTIMVMTLNPKTKTTTIVSLPRDMKVNLPGYPQYSPAKINAAYTYGGVKESINTIQDHFNIPIDYYVLVNMGGLEKAINQVGGVDVKSPLTFDYEGYHFEKGETYHMNGKKALQFSRMRYDDPDGDYGRQQRQRLVITALLKKSISYKTVLNRSFLRSVSDNSQTDLTFNDMMRLAQSYRDTNENIVQDHAQGRGQNEDGQAFEVVPTSEQQRITNLLQNSLKN; encoded by the coding sequence ATGTCAGACGAAAATAATCGACCCTTGAATAATAATGATGATGGTATGCAACGCCAGGACCATCATCACCATAGACATCATCGGCGGCACCGGGGATGGAAGATCTTCTGGTCAGTTGTTGGGGTATTAGTCCTCGTCGCCTTGTTCTTTGCGGGGATGGCATGGCACAACCTAAAATCAACGACTGATGATATGTATAGTAGCGCAGGTGCTACCAAATCGCGAGATGCGCAAAAGGTTCTTGACAAAAAGAAACCCGTTTCAATCCTCCTATTAGGAACTGATACTGGGGCGCTTGGTCGGGACTATAAGGGTCGGACGGATACGATCATGGTAATGACCTTAAATCCAAAAACGAAGACCACCACGATTGTTAGTCTTCCCCGGGATATGAAGGTTAACTTACCGGGTTATCCGCAATATTCACCAGCAAAGATCAATGCTGCCTATACCTATGGGGGAGTCAAGGAATCAATTAATACGATCCAAGACCACTTCAACATCCCAATTGACTACTATGTGTTAGTTAACATGGGTGGTTTGGAAAAGGCCATCAACCAAGTCGGTGGGGTTGATGTCAAGTCCCCATTGACGTTTGATTATGAAGGTTATCACTTTGAAAAGGGTGAGACCTACCATATGAACGGAAAAAAGGCCCTTCAATTCAGTCGGATGCGGTATGACGATCCAGACGGTGACTATGGTCGGCAACAACGGCAACGGTTAGTAATCACTGCTTTGCTTAAAAAGTCCATTTCATATAAGACGGTCCTTAACCGGTCATTCTTACGATCAGTATCTGATAACTCACAAACCGATTTGACCTTCAATGATATGATGCGGTTAGCGCAAAGTTATCGTGATACTAACGAAAACATCGTTCAAGACCATGCGCAAGGACGGGGGCAAAATGAAGATGGCCAAGCCTTTGAAGTAGTGCCAACGAGCGAGCAACAACGGATCACTAACTTATTACAAAATAGTTTAAAAAATTAA
- the rfbA gene encoding glucose-1-phosphate thymidylyltransferase RfbA codes for MKGIILAGGSGTRLYPITRGISKQLIPVYDKPMIYYPLSTLMLAGIRDILVISTPEYMPLFQDLLGDGTNLGLSFSYKVQEKPNGLAEAFILGEDFIGDDSVCLILGDNIYYGAGLSELVQSAAQKTDGATVFGYHVNDPERFGVVDFDNQMHALSIEEKPTHPKSNYAVTGLYFYDNQVVDIAKNIKPSARGELEITDVNKEYLRQGKLDVKLMGRGYAWLDTGTHDSMLEAANFIATIEKRQNLKVASLEEIAYRMGYINKEQLVELAQPLKKNDYGQYLLRLAQQD; via the coding sequence GTGAAGGGAATAATTTTAGCCGGCGGGTCAGGGACTCGTCTGTACCCAATTACGCGTGGTATTTCGAAACAATTGATTCCGGTTTATGATAAGCCAATGATTTATTATCCGCTATCGACTTTGATGTTGGCTGGTATTAGAGATATTCTGGTGATTTCAACACCTGAATATATGCCACTATTTCAAGACTTACTAGGAGATGGTACTAATTTAGGACTAAGCTTCTCTTATAAGGTTCAAGAAAAACCAAATGGACTTGCCGAAGCTTTTATTCTCGGGGAAGACTTTATCGGTGATGATAGTGTTTGCTTGATCCTAGGTGACAACATTTATTATGGCGCTGGTTTGTCTGAATTGGTTCAATCGGCAGCACAAAAAACGGATGGCGCCACGGTCTTTGGCTACCATGTCAATGATCCAGAACGTTTTGGCGTGGTCGACTTTGATAACCAGATGCATGCCTTATCCATTGAAGAAAAACCGACCCATCCCAAGAGTAATTATGCGGTGACTGGTCTTTACTTCTATGATAACCAAGTAGTTGATATTGCTAAAAACATTAAGCCATCGGCTCGGGGCGAACTTGAAATTACAGACGTTAATAAGGAATATTTACGTCAAGGTAAGCTCGATGTGAAGTTAATGGGGCGCGGCTATGCTTGGCTGGATACCGGAACTCATGATTCCATGCTTGAAGCAGCCAACTTCATTGCTACAATTGAAAAGCGACAAAACTTAAAGGTGGCTTCCTTAGAGGAAATTGCCTATCGGATGGGCTATATTAATAAGGAACAATTAGTAGAGCTGGCGCAACCGCTAAAGAAAAATGATTATGGTCAATACTTATTGCGGTTAGCTCAACAAGACTAG
- a CDS encoding sugar transferase translates to MKLLESKVVLLNRDKIKSRFIYHSVKRVFDFLAATCGIIILSPLMLIIAILIKSEDHGPVFYKQKRIGQNDKSFEMYKFRSMVVNADQMLARLKEQNDVDGPMFKMKDDPRITQIGHFLRKHSLDELPQFLNVIKGEMSLVGPRPPLPSEVAEYSDYDKQRLYVTPGCTGLWQATERNEVGFNEMVQLDIEYIQRASFLFDLWIIWKTVEIIIKPNGSY, encoded by the coding sequence ATGAAATTGTTGGAAAGCAAAGTTGTTTTACTAAATCGGGATAAAATAAAATCACGCTTTATTTATCATAGTGTCAAACGGGTATTCGACTTTTTGGCAGCTACTTGTGGAATTATAATTTTGAGTCCCTTAATGCTCATTATTGCAATTTTAATTAAGTCTGAAGATCATGGACCGGTTTTTTATAAGCAAAAGCGGATTGGACAAAATGATAAGTCGTTTGAGATGTATAAGTTTCGCTCAATGGTTGTCAACGCCGATCAAATGTTAGCGAGGCTTAAAGAACAAAATGACGTTGATGGTCCGATGTTTAAAATGAAAGATGATCCACGGATAACCCAAATCGGGCATTTTCTTCGTAAACATAGTTTGGATGAATTACCGCAGTTCCTAAATGTGATTAAGGGTGAGATGAGCTTAGTCGGTCCCCGGCCACCGCTACCATCTGAAGTGGCCGAGTATAGTGATTATGACAAACAGCGGTTATATGTGACGCCTGGTTGTACTGGGCTCTGGCAGGCAACAGAAAGAAATGAAGTAGGATTTAATGAAATGGTCCAATTAGATATTGAATATATCCAGCGTGCTAGTTTCTTGTTTGATTTATGGATTATTTGGAAAACTGTTGAAATAATAATTAAACCAAATGGATCTTATTAG